CCACTGGTTTGTTTGTCGCAGCTTTACAATCGTAAGTCATTTAAGACGAAGTTGATCTGTGATTGTATGGAATAGTTAGATTTGTTAGGCTGCATGTATGCTTGTGCTCTACCCTATAGCggcataatataatattttgtatacattattaggttttttttttttaccgcaACAgctttaatgaaataaatcccTTCGAACGGTTACAGTAACGCCATCTCTTTTCTCATTcatgaaataaattctttacaaTAAGTTTGTTAAAcccattttaatttaaacgttttgttaccattttacagtatttttgtacatcagatttattttttatttatattattactagtaTTCTAAATATACAGTATTAATTGCAATGAATTTGGTCGATTAAcagatatattttgaattgattttaaagtagtttttttttttattcgaaatatttagatttttatataaagaatatgtatattatatatcatattggtcaaatttattttatctatgacagaacaatgtattatttttaattcatgttCATCACAtcttatatgttatataccatattatatatatatttatattaagaaacTAACTGAGATAAATCGTAGATTACAGCGTCGTGtgccatttaaaattatttacatggTTATAAAAACAAGGGGATTGTCGGAGGGGAAATGGATACTAGCATCGTTTAGAGCGGCTGTTAGGGACACTCGCCTTTGGCCAGAAAACTTGTCACAATTTTTgtgatatgtttaaatttgtacaaacCTAAGACATATCTTTTTACTCGAAGTAAATCCCCAATTGACATCTCAGCAGCTTTCTCAGCTTTTTAATGTAGAATTGAATTCCTTCTAGTTTTTTCGCCGAGCGAAATGTTGGACAATATGTGTGTTTAAGATAACAATGATCATATCATTAACTATACATTAATGTTTGCTTCGTCTTTATGTCATTTTGCTTCATTACAATAtcgacaatttatttaattgaataaaatttaaatctatgcTTGTAACTTGTACGTGTAAAACCCACTATTTACATCTTAAGATTAGATTGTAAAATACAGCGTAATATGTTGTATGTAACTTTCATGTAAgtaatatctatatttatgaattaaataataagtattttgAAACGTTAAGGCACAACGCCATGGGTGTTGTATGTGTAAGTGTACACTTTGAGTTGAATTAGTAATAAAAGGAGCGAGGATTTAGTTGTCGATGGTTATGTGCGAGCGACTGTCGCTTCGCTCAGAGCGCGCCGGGTGGCCACGTGGCGGCTACTCGGCGGCCATGTGATGGCCACCCGCCGCCGACGACGAACTCCTCGCGGCCACCATCGCCACATCATCACGACGAGTTGACGACACGATAGAGCGGGAGAATCAAACGCGTCACACACAttccaaaatataataaaataaaaccgcTGTACGCTAAGTGACGCGCGTCGACGAACGCGTTGCTATTTTGTAAGTTAGCCACTTTGTTGTTCATTAACGATAAGTTAGATTTAATGTCAATGGATGTTGTTTACTTTAGTCTCTGTATAGTATTGTATCGGTATAAGTTTGTATGAGGACGTGAACTTGAGCGAATCGACAGGCGTCCGCCTGAGGGTTCATCGTAGGATGTAAATGTTAAGTACCTAAGCGATTACTTTGCACCTAACTTCATTTCGAGAGCCGTTAGTTTTATTGATTGTACATATAGCTAGGGCGAGGTACACAGTTTCGATCAATATTATATGGTTATTGTTGATTCTGATAATATGGGGGCTGGCAAAATACCAATGCAATATCGCATttgatgttataaatttattaaatctatctGATACCATAGATATATGGCTATTTATGTGTTAATATTGTATATCGGCGCGGCGTGGAGCCCGCGGCTACGACGCGCCTGCTGCCAGGGAACGAAGCCCTCGCAActctatattatattatgtaataccCTAAGTACACCCGTTAAGTTCAGCCATTCAAGGCTCTTATTTTTGTAAGGTTGCTACCATTTTAACTGTattaatatcgaaaaatagatttatttctcGAAAACACGCaacttttatacattttatttgttgctgtaatatttttattttgaataaaagatACTACATTTGTTACCATTTGTTTAATTGTTATACCGATTGAATAGTGTTGCATTGTCGCCTGTGACAGTCCAGTTAGGAATGGAGCAACCGGCGTCGGTGTACCTACCCGCGAGACCTCGAGCCCATCGCGACTCACCTCACCTCTCGCCGCaacttttgtacatttaaactaatagataaatataattgttgtCGCTATTTTATTGTCTACGTCTTGACTTCAAACCGTAgataatgaattaaatgtatttcatcACAATATACATATACGTGCGTATGCGCATGCGACGGTACAATGTGTCGCACGCGCACTCtcgatgtatttattttcatcatttttaattatcattgtGAGACGCACGAACGTGTGCCCTTTATTGtagaaataaatcatattttcgTTTATATTATTGCGTCTTTATTTTACCTCCAAATCGGTTACAATTAATCACCTATctaaataaatctgaaaagcattcgttatttttttctataaaaaaaactgaaacatATAACTTGTAAAATACTAGTGTGAAAGTTACAATACCTATTAAATGcctacttatttaataataatcataactatataaatagttacctcatttaaaaatttcgttatatgtttttctattaaattcaaGTTTAGTGATTGAAAATTAAAGTACAATGTATTCATTTCATGATTTAAAAGTACTACTAGCGCCatcttttaacaataaaagtaaactttcACGTCACTAACATCGCCAAAATGGATACACGAAGACGAACTTTATTTTCCCTTTCGATGTTGATCTTTAACCACATTTTAGGTGcgctaaaatatttaaaatactcatCATTGAATACAGAGCGAACAATTTTACAAAGACACAGCAATAAAAaagagtttaaattaataaaaatttattacaccctcatacatataaaataaacaatgattttttttataaaacattcaaattttaaatattttaaggttGCATTCTCAAAGAACCATCCAATCTTATTGTTTCACCGTTGATCATTGGATTTTGTATAATACTTTGTACCAGTAAGGCATATTCATTAGGATGTCCAAGACGAGGCGGGAAAGGCACTGAGGCTTCTAACTGCTTAATAGCAGACTCTGGTAACTGATCCATCATGGGTGTGCGAAATAAACCTgtgaatatttaaagattagtaaataattattattcaactctgaattaaaagattacataaattacattataatttgatattaagaCAATggagagaattttttttacaagaattGCCAATTAAAAACATCCTTTCAACTTTGTTGAGAAGCTAATTTTGatcacatttaaataaaaaatcataatactTGTGTTCAAAAGcttatataagatatatttacCTCAACTATGTcacttaaaagtaaacaaatattttgtttgttaattttttgtaataaagtactacattttaacaataattaaatttttttattttatttatttgtacctTAACATTGTACTAACCTGGTGCAATAGTCACAACTCTAATGCCCTGCTTAGCGAGATCTCTAGCTATTGGTAATGTCATTCCCACTACACCTGCCTTTGATGCTGCGTAAGCCGCCTGCCCAATCTAAAGTAAagcaatcaaatattttcatatagtCAAAGATCCCATTAAAGACTAAGACGGGgaatcttaaataaattatattgtgaaaaaaaaaattatttattgaatgaaataaataacataataaaacaaaatttctagATTAatccaaattcaaaattgttctcactattaaattattcaagtcGGTGACGACATCGGTTATATAtatgtgagtgttttagccgtttctatataagttgtTCTCACTAATAGACTAAATAATCCTAAGACTAAATACTCTACCAAGTAAGTCAAAAGCAAGACTTATATGACAATTTTATCACTGGTTTAAAACTAGATGATTTAATAGGCTACCTTTGAATTACCACAGCTGAaagatatgtaaaaaatacgaCGACGACAAATACGATGTGGAGGCCTCAAGGGGTCAAGaatagagtgaataggcatttacagttAGCGCCTACCATTTCTAGACTTGATCATCACTTCATCCAGTGGGATTGTGGTCAAACGctagcttttttaatataaaataaaagataagaaTTATAGAGAGATGAAAGATGAGgatttttgtaaatgtgtttTGAATGATGAAATGTGGCAATAAAACTGAAGTGCAAACATACCTGTCCATCAAATGCTGCTACACTAGccgtatttattataactccCCTTTGTCCATTTGCATCTGCTGCATTCTTACCAATCATACCAGCTGCCAAACGGATTACGTTAAAAGTGCCTATCAAATTAACCtgcaatttgttataaaattatatattaccagctcaaaaatgtaaaaaaaaatctagcaaATACATGCAAATCGGATTAGTCCAATACTCAAGTTATATATTAACAGACCTCAATAGTTTGCTGGAATAGTTTGAGATCAAAGGGTtgatcttttttaaaattataaactctAGCTGCAGAAGCAACTCCAGCGCAATTGACAGCCACATCGAGGCGACCAAATTTATCCATGGTTGTCTGCAAAGCATTTTGGACATCTTCTTTTGATGtaaccttaaaattataatgtacattaataaaaccatagtttaaatatttgccTAAGAATTTTGTCTTTGATAGAGAGAGgcaaagtaaaattgtaaataagatgtaatttcattacacatttttatgaTTGGAGGTTGTTTAttgaaaactagctgtcgactgcgactccgttcggatttaaaaaaaacacctatgtgttcttccacactatgttttacatccatgccaaatttcatcaagatctaatGAGCCATTCCAGtgataccttcatacaaacatccatctaaacattcacatttataatattactaagataatGTCTAGTTATCAAAGTAAGAGAATTCACCAAGGCCAGATAAATACCAGAATGTATTTGTTAGTGtcataaaaattgataaaatgcagtgtaataaatgaaaataactttgtaattaCATTGAGTGGTGCAAATGCTGCATTTTCCCCAAGTTGTTTTGCTGTTTCCTGTCCCGAGCTGGAAGGCAGGTCACAAATAACAACTCGTCCACCTTGCTTTACTATCATTTCCGCAGTAGCTCTGCCTAAGCCGGATGCTCCGCCAGTCACTAACCCAACAAGTCCCTGGAAATGCATTCATGTAAAGATTATATATCAACACTCATGGACACAAATCAAGGCGACTATTCTGCCCTGCTAAGCGCAAAAGCGGTATctcaaaaaaaatcgtaaaattgatttttatgcCATCGGatagctttaaaaaatacgCATCTACTGGACTAAGCCATTTAGCACTATCTTGTTCAAAACGTATGAAAAAACCTTAAGAAAGATTTTTCTATCTCAGTTTTACCATATATCACTAAGGGTGTTAGaggtatattaatattacgtagGCAACCAGCcgcaaatttaaatatcgctaaaattcttaaataaatacacaactTTTGCACTGTCTCGAATTAAACCGCGTCCATATGTCAGCGAAATGGTTGAAGTTGAAGTTAAAAGAGGCAGTTTTGATATCACCTACAAAACAGGATTCGATCAAAATGCAATTACTGCTAGCattataggaaaaaaaattttaaaaagtcatGTCTTGCCTCCaccaaaaaagaaaactgcTCCGGAAGGAATTtcaagaaacaaaaaagaaaatattttgaaatcttttcaaaatataataccaCAAAATAGAATGTCCTTTTGGAGAGAACTCCCTACTTTTGACTACTAAAATTCCTTCCAAAAaccgtttgtttttaaatatttttttatgtaatttcaaattttaataataaaaaaacgttatatatatactttaattgttttttttttcaaataatacatattttattcgatAGAAAATACATTCCTTTTTGTATACACACATGTTTGAGAAGAGCTAACGAAAAAGCGGTATctcaattttaattctatagtTTACTAAGCGGTGTAACCGTATCTCATGAATAAAGtacattattatacatttttgataatttaactaaTGTGATAACAAATACAccctatataatatataaataatatttaacaaataaaaaaaactatacataaagtatatatataactatttttacataacttCAATTATCTCAAAACTCGCTTTCTTTGAGTTACCGCTTTTGCGCTTAGTTGGGcagtattacaaatatttatataataaaggtATAACTGGTAGTCCTTTACACAGAGCACACTTGGAGGAGGAAATTGTACCCTATGTTATAATGTACTATCTTTGAGTTTCTGAATATAAAATCTGCACCATGGCTCTAGGAGATTACTCCTGGAACTACAACCCCAATAGGTTCTTCCATAACTCGGGTTGGCTGTTGTGTATATCCTACCTACTCAAACAGGCGCTACTTGAATACTGACGCATGCCTATTACTACTTCTTTAGAAAACTTAGAAAATGTTAGTAGAGCTCAAAGGTCATGACAATTTTCTTTACTGTTTAAGAGTTATATTTTAACCTTCTAACACTCAGTCACACTGTgagttatctttttaaaataactcaagaataagaattattaatatactcTTGGAGCAAGATTAATTTAgcaagaatttaaatttgaaggcTGTTGTCTTCAAATTTAACTTCttgctaaattaattaattgaaaccGTATCTCTTTCATTGTTACTTCATAGAAATAACActatttttgtaaagaaagCATTGTTATGTTAAAGTTAGCGTTTATGAAAATAAGCGATTAGTAAATTACACTTCTCATATTGTTAAACTTTATGTTaacctataaataaatgtggAGGTAAAGCTTATTAAGCAAAAAATTGAGCTGCTGGTTTATAActattgaaattgtatttttacaaactaattaaaagtcatataaaatatttccttaCCTTAAGCATGGTTATGAAAATATCTAACAATTCGTGGACAAACTCACTCAATACTAAATCGAAGACTTGGTCGTGTTCACGTTTTATcacataagaaatatttaatcatcTACGTAGATAGTATATACAATCATTTATCAAACATATTCTAtgcatattttacatattatcatAGTCttattacttaaacttattgataagaaaaatgtttactttgatAGTAAGGAAACGATTATATTTGAATCGATTATAAGTTCGTTTTGATATGATGGAATCAACTTCTGCAAAATACAgtgcataaatattttagatgcaatattattttatttatgtgacGATTAATAAactgattaatttattagcgTGTAACCACCGTATATCAAAAGTTTGACCAATTAAAAACCCTGTCATGAGGGCTCCACAATCTCCATTGATATTGCAACACCGTACATCTACGTTAATACATCAAACGAACtaatgtcatttaaaataaaattcagtaTTATCGACTAACATTAATTGACTATACATTTTTCTCCGTggctacaaatatttttcagcATATGAAGACATCAAATTATCAGTATAATCAATCACAGCGAGACCgcgattacattaaaatactcGACGACAATcaaaaatgtcaatgtcatgGAAACGAAATTTTTGTtgccataataaaaaatcattccACATCTCAAGTATATTATGGAGGTTCAAATTTGAAGCATAAATTTTGTCTTGTATTGTTGaccttatattatatttcattttccaCTGCATTTATACAACTATACATTAATAAGTAATGTCTAAATTAAGCGCTTTAACTTTCACTCGAAACACTGGTGCCAAACATACTGCCactgttatatttttccatGGATCAGGTTTGTTTGTACTGTATAacctaaaatttttatactcaAAACAAAGGCTTTTtagttgaaatttattatttgttaccaATTATGGAAATGACAATGAACGAAATAACCTTAATTTCGCGCTCTAAAAAACTTTCCGAGGTGGAACtgttttacaaaattgtacatttttattttcaggggCAAATGGAGAGCACATGCAAGAATGGGTAAATTTAATGACGAAAAACTTCAAATTTCCACAGATTAAAGTGATTTATCCAACAGCACCGTTACAGCCTTACACTCCAGCTGGTGGTCAACCAAGTAATGTATGGTTTGATAGAGCGGACATCAACCAAAGTGTTGCAGAGAAGTTGGATTCAGTGGAAAGAATGGGAATGCaagttaaagaattaattaaaagtgaaGTTGATGGTGGCATTCCTATCAATAGAATTATTGTTGGTAAGAttccttattatttaaagtaattaactaTATATAAGAGGTTTATTCttccatttttatttccatttttgATGTGTGAAGAGATGAACATATGAGAGGGGAACatctttgaaaaattatttaaacatatgttTCTCGATATTCCAGGTGGATTCTCTATGGGCGGAGCACTTTCATTGTACACGGGCTACAGGTGGGAGCGCAACTTGGCTGGTGTGTTTGCATTCAGCTCCTTTCTAAACAACCAATCCGTTGTGTATCAAGACCTCAGTAAAAATTCAGGGATAAAATGTAAGTTCAAAATAGTGTTACAAGAACAGTTGACACTTAGTTACTGTGATTGTTGTTATGCTTGTTGcaaatgtgcaaattgacaacttttcaggagaggctctcaaagtttcaaccatatagaaaaatatgcaGCATAGGCcattttacttcagcaaaaaaacatgtttacatCTGTAAATGTGTGTTTTTGTTTAGTGAATGTTGTTAAATAGACTAAGatgtagcttttaacataaaaagtatatatcatcaatttgttacttcaGTCCTTATACACAGGACCTATTGATTAATTCCTAAAAGTGTCATTTATGGGTATCCCTAAAACAACTCTGGGTGTGGTATTTAGAGGTGTATATAaacataagaaataatttattccagTGCCACCACTACTTCAGATTCATGGTGACAATGATGATTTAGTGGATCTGACCTGGGGAAGAAATACATACAATGAATTGAAGAAATATGGTGTCAATGGAGAGTTTCATGTAATGCCTAAATTAGGACATTCTATAAACAAGAGAGGAATGAACATAATTAGTGATTGGATTGTTAATCTACTACCTGATGTATGACAAGTTGTTAAAATATCTGTTAGgaattataaataggaaaGCTAAGCCCAAAGAGTGGTAATCTCGATAGATTAGTTGTATATTAAACAATCCAAAACTAAACTTTGTGGTGATTTTCGTTGGAAAATATGTGGATGTGTATGTAGTTGGTGTATATGGTTGATATTATGAATTGTGGCAAACAATACCAATAAGTAGAAATAGAACAGTTTTATGGGAAGTTTGGTGTAACACTAATACCAGATCGGCAACCACTATGATTCCTAAATCCCAAAAGTTATCCTAAAAGacatgttaaaaatactttctagttttaaataacttatagtTTTTACTTGATAACGCACACAGTTTttcctttaatattaaatacacagATTAGTATACATTGTTGAATATAATTAGTTTAGTACCAATGgctgttaatattattgttcaaataaatatatttatacatatcaAATTTACGTCTTTATATTTCTTGCCTTTTATCctcttattatatttatatactataaGTAGAGGTCTCCCGCGATTTCATCAGCGCActgcgtgcatcagctaccttttCGTTCAAGTCCCAATAAAATCATCATATCGTACAAATAgatcatgtgtacgaaatatatatatatatatatatatatatatatatatatatatacttatatatatatatacttgatgtttcacatatatatatatattcttgatgtgaaacatctataggatcacttgtaaaccgcaTCTTTGGCgcggcgacgcttgccgtggcgacgggtcgccacactatactgaggtatcatcatcagctcactatacgtccccaccgaggggctcggagcctaccccaatttattattattatcatcattattttcattattatcattactaTCATcactatcattattatcatcattgtcattatcattatcattatttatatatttatttaattataatatttaatattttatgcatattacttgtacacacacgatgtttcacatctgccaagcgtcccatgacggctcacatttttttggtattacaTACAGACCTTTCGATTTTTTGACatgtatagattttattttttaatcgattGAAACAACGGTTACATGATGTCACTGGTCGCCACATaagaaatttcattaaaacatcaaCTTGACATTTtccaacaaaacaaaaagtcatttatttaattctataaagTGACCGGAAGAATATAAAGTCGAAATGCCTCCTAAAAAAGAGAAAGACCGCGGCGATGATGATAATTATTGGCGAATACTTATTGAGCAAACACCTTTAAATGAGCCTACGTGGAACGTTAAAGtagttatttttgaaacagCTGGAGGCGAACAAGAAATcatgtatttaaacaaattcgAAACATTCGCTAAGGAAGAAAAAAGGTttgtaatcaaaaatatttgtaaatctgAAACCATGTTCATGGTCAACCAACTTGGTGCTGAAAAGAAGGTAAAAGATGAAACCTTACGAGTTTTCGAGGAAGGTCACATGTACCtcaaagaaaagaaagataTTCCCCCAGATATACTCGCgcttataataaaacatcttgttttaaaaatgaaacaagagTATCTTTCTATTCAAAAGCAAATATTTGTTGTAAGAGAAGGCATGCGAAACGAATCGTTGACAATGATAGATCGCtctgaaataagaaataatatgcCACTTCAAAGTGCCCAACCGAGTGAACCGGTCGAGCCTCCACATCCCAAAACTAAAGGCAAAAAAGATGAAACAGATGCTATAAGTACTATAGTACCGGAAGAaggcaaaaaatataacacattaCTTCGAGTGAGAGGAGAAGAATGGAGAGATAAAGTTTACGTAGATGACTTTCCACTTGACGGTCCTAATTTATATCTGGCCATTACCGGATTTTTGGAGCCCTATCTCTTGGAGAGCCTCATGAAAATTGGCGTTCCGCTAACAGCGGTTGTTCAAATAAGGATTGATCCCACATCCAATAAAATATCATCAGGTTATTTTACAGGAACTAAAAGAGGACATAGTGCAATTGAGTTGGCTGCAGAAAAATCTTATGAATTTTGGAAAACATTACAGGAATTACGATTAGACAATACGTCTGctcaaaattttaaagatatggcttttatagttttcacTCCGCCGTACGGCAGTAGTGAAACGTTGTCGAGTAGCGCTGACCGAGTGTACGACGAGCTCAGTTTCCTCATGTACGATATACAAGATTTAACGAGGCAACACGCACATTATTTAGATAACATGGATGTCAAGTGCATACCCACTGAAAGTAAGAATGTGAACATGTTAAAAACATACTGTGATCAATTAAACGAAATCCCTCTGGAATGTACCactattttttctataatagaTAGTATGTTACAAACTATTTGTTACTACGCTTCCTATGACAGCAAAAGCGGTACAACATCTCTGTCGACAGATTTTACAATAATGCAAAATAGTTTTAGTACTAAAAGTCCCACTAATTTTGATAAAGCCGATAATCttattaacaaagtttttGATACTTTATCTAAGggtgattttaataaaaaaaaataccgaaTAACTTGTGGTGAAGAGTATGACAAATATAAAGATCCAGTAATTATAAACTATGGAGATTGTGCACAATGCACTACTTTTCATTTAGAACATATTAATTTGGACAATATAATTTGGTCTTCGTTAGTTAACATGCCTATTTGCAACTTGTGGCAAAATCAGGCAATTCCTTCAGAAGAGTTACAGGCGAAGGTTAACTTTCACCTCAGCGCCCTACACTCATGTTTCGACAAAAAAGAACTTGACGATTCCTTGTTCAGTAGACTAGTTCACATGTTGTCTTTtcgtaaactttataataataggaGTTCTTTGAAAAAAGGGAGCGTTCCGCCAACCAGTATTTctgaatttaagaaaatatatttaaaacgtaGTACTTTCGCGGAACCCTTTCCCAAAACAACGTCGTTATTCTGGACGAGCAGTGCTACTTCTCCCCCGAGCCCGACTATTGTAAAAAGTAACAGCTATACCAAAGAGTTTTCATCTGGAAGCAGCTCAGAGGAGCAACGAGTTGAGCTTCTGTTTGATTGTCCCGATTTAAGCGAACTAGTATCTGCACTTGAAATAACAAACGATAAGCCTGTAAATCATTTAATTGACGAATATGATTTTTTCGAAGATTTTTCTGGAATTAATGCCTTACAAGTATTACTCAAAGCGtttaccaaatttaattgcttaaactataaatattgtgAAGTAACTGATGATTTTGTTatgatgttttataataatcatgATAGTGATGGAATTTCTCGAGAAGAATGGCGTTGTCATTTACCAACCCCCGTGTGTTT
This DNA window, taken from Papilio machaon chromosome Z, ilPapMach1.1, whole genome shotgun sequence, encodes the following:
- the LOC106719897 gene encoding 3-hydroxyacyl-CoA dehydrogenase type-2 isoform X1; translated protein: MHFQGLVGLVTGGASGLGRATAEMIVKQGGRVVICDLPSSSGQETAKQLGENAAFAPLNVTSKEDVQNALQTTMDKFGRLDVAVNCAGVASAARVYNFKKDQPFDLKLFQQTIEVNLIGTFNVIRLAAGMIGKNAADANGQRGVIINTASVAAFDGQIGQAAYAASKAGVVGMTLPIARDLAKQGIRVVTIAPGLFRTPMMDQLPESAIKQLEASVPFPPRLGHPNEYALLVQSIIQNPMINGETIRLDGSLRMQP
- the LOC106719897 gene encoding 3-hydroxyacyl-CoA dehydrogenase type-2 isoform X2: MLKGLVGLVTGGASGLGRATAEMIVKQGGRVVICDLPSSSGQETAKQLGENAAFAPLNVTSKEDVQNALQTTMDKFGRLDVAVNCAGVASAARVYNFKKDQPFDLKLFQQTIEVNLIGTFNVIRLAAGMIGKNAADANGQRGVIINTASVAAFDGQIGQAAYAASKAGVVGMTLPIARDLAKQGIRVVTIAPGLFRTPMMDQLPESAIKQLEASVPFPPRLGHPNEYALLVQSIIQNPMINGETIRLDGSLRMQP
- the LOC106719927 gene encoding lysophospholipase-like protein 1, with protein sequence MSKLSALTFTRNTGAKHTATVIFFHGSGANGEHMQEWVNLMTKNFKFPQIKVIYPTAPLQPYTPAGGQPSNVWFDRADINQSVAEKLDSVERMGMQVKELIKSEVDGGIPINRIIVGGFSMGGALSLYTGYRWERNLAGVFAFSSFLNNQSVVYQDLSKNSGIKLPPLLQIHGDNDDLVDLTWGRNTYNELKKYGVNGEFHVMPKLGHSINKRGMNIISDWIVNLLPDV